One Idiomarina loihiensis L2TR genomic window carries:
- the sucC gene encoding ADP-forming succinate--CoA ligase subunit beta, protein MNLHEYQGKQLFKEFGLPVSEGYACDTADEAVEAAKRIGGDIWVVKCQVHAGGRGKAGGVKLVKSLDDVRAFAEQWLGKNLVTFQTDEKGQPVAKILVESCTDIADELYLGAVVDRASRKIVFMASTEGGVEIETVAEETPEKILKAEIDPTVGAQPYQGRELGFKLGLTPDQVKQFTKVFMGLAKMFEQYDLALLEINPLVITDEGNVHCLDAKVGIDSNALYRQPKIREMHDPSQDDAREAEAAKWELNYVALDGNIGCMVNGAGLAMGTMDIVKLSGGEPANFLDVGGGATKERVSEAFKIILSDSSVKAVLVNIFGGIVRCDMIAEGIIGAVEEVGVKVPVIVRLEGNNAELGTQKLNESGLNIIAAESLSDAADKVVAAAGGQ, encoded by the coding sequence ATGAATTTGCATGAGTATCAGGGTAAACAACTCTTTAAAGAGTTTGGTTTGCCAGTATCTGAAGGTTATGCCTGCGACACTGCTGATGAAGCGGTAGAAGCGGCAAAACGTATTGGTGGCGACATTTGGGTTGTCAAATGTCAGGTTCACGCTGGTGGCCGCGGTAAAGCGGGTGGCGTGAAATTAGTGAAAAGTTTAGACGACGTTCGCGCATTCGCTGAGCAGTGGTTAGGTAAAAACTTAGTAACTTTCCAGACCGACGAGAAAGGTCAGCCGGTTGCTAAGATTTTAGTTGAAAGCTGCACTGACATTGCAGACGAGCTTTACTTAGGTGCAGTTGTTGACCGTGCTTCACGCAAAATCGTGTTCATGGCATCAACCGAAGGCGGCGTAGAAATTGAAACCGTTGCTGAAGAAACACCTGAGAAAATCTTGAAAGCTGAAATTGACCCTACGGTTGGTGCGCAGCCATACCAAGGTCGCGAGCTAGGCTTTAAACTGGGTCTGACTCCAGACCAGGTTAAGCAGTTCACTAAGGTCTTCATGGGCCTGGCGAAAATGTTCGAACAGTACGACTTAGCGCTGTTAGAAATTAACCCATTGGTTATTACTGACGAAGGCAACGTTCACTGTCTGGATGCGAAAGTTGGCATCGACAGCAACGCATTGTACCGTCAGCCTAAAATCCGTGAAATGCACGATCCGTCACAAGACGACGCACGTGAAGCAGAAGCGGCTAAATGGGAACTGAACTACGTAGCACTAGACGGCAACATTGGTTGCATGGTTAACGGTGCTGGTTTGGCGATGGGTACTATGGACATCGTTAAACTGAGTGGCGGCGAACCAGCTAACTTCCTTGACGTTGGTGGCGGCGCGACAAAAGAACGTGTTTCTGAAGCGTTCAAAATTATCCTGTCAGACAGCTCTGTTAAAGCCGTATTGGTTAACATCTTCGGTGGTATCGTACGTTGCGATATGATTGCTGAAGGTATTATCGGCGCTGTTGAAGAAGTGGGTGTTAAAGTACCGGTTATTGTTCGCCTTGAAGGTAACAACGCTGAACTGGGTACCCAGAAATTGAACGAAAGTGGCCTGAACATTATCGCTGCAGAGAGCTTATCTGATGCTGCCGATAAAGTGGTTGCTGCGGCAGGAGGTCAATAA
- the odhB gene encoding 2-oxoglutarate dehydrogenase complex dihydrolipoyllysine-residue succinyltransferase, whose translation MAIDIKVPQLPESVADATIATWHVKPGDKVSRDQNLVDIETDKVVLEVVAEADGVLGEITAEEGTTVTAEEVIGKIEEGDGASASDDKSDNKDSDDDKKSEKKESDSSEDKGSDKKGSGEKMEVKVPQLPESVSDATVSTWHVKAGDAVKRDQNLVDIETDKVVLEVVAPADGVLAEIKHEEGATVGADDVIGIVEAGGSAGGSSSKSDDSKSESSSESKDDDGDNEVAGPAVRRLLGEHGLKPSDVKGTGKGGRVTKEDVEKHVKAQSSKSSDSSKQQSSQPAVSGDRDQKRVPMTRLRKRIAERLLQAKNDTAMLTTFNEINMKPIMDLRKKYKDVFEETHGTRLGFMGFYVKAVTEALKRFPDVNASIDGDDIVYHNFFDISIAVSTPRGLVTPVLRDTDRLSIADMENGIRDLAIKGRDGKLTMDEMQGGNFTITNGGVFGSLLSTPILNPPQSAILGMHKIQERAMVVDGKIEILPMMYLALSYDHRIIDGKQSVGFLVTVKELLEDPQRLILDI comes from the coding sequence ATGGCGATTGATATTAAAGTTCCTCAATTACCCGAGTCTGTTGCAGATGCAACAATTGCAACATGGCACGTAAAACCTGGCGATAAAGTGTCTCGCGACCAGAATCTGGTTGACATCGAAACCGACAAGGTAGTGCTGGAAGTGGTTGCGGAAGCAGACGGTGTTTTGGGCGAAATTACTGCCGAAGAAGGCACTACCGTAACAGCTGAAGAAGTTATCGGAAAAATTGAAGAAGGTGACGGTGCGTCGGCATCTGACGATAAATCAGACAATAAAGACTCAGACGACGACAAGAAGTCAGAGAAAAAAGAATCTGATTCTTCAGAAGACAAAGGCTCTGACAAAAAAGGTTCTGGCGAGAAAATGGAAGTTAAAGTTCCTCAACTGCCAGAATCAGTCTCTGATGCCACTGTTTCTACCTGGCACGTTAAAGCTGGCGATGCAGTAAAACGTGACCAGAACCTGGTTGATATTGAAACCGATAAAGTGGTTCTGGAAGTGGTTGCTCCGGCTGATGGCGTTTTAGCTGAAATTAAGCACGAAGAAGGCGCGACAGTCGGTGCTGATGACGTTATCGGTATTGTCGAAGCTGGTGGGTCTGCTGGCGGTAGTTCAAGCAAGTCCGATGACAGCAAATCTGAATCTTCTTCAGAAAGTAAAGACGATGACGGTGACAACGAAGTAGCGGGTCCTGCGGTTCGTCGTTTACTTGGTGAACACGGCCTTAAGCCAAGTGACGTTAAAGGCACTGGTAAGGGCGGTCGCGTCACTAAAGAAGACGTGGAAAAACACGTGAAAGCTCAGTCTTCTAAGTCTTCGGATAGCAGCAAACAGCAGTCTTCACAGCCAGCCGTTTCAGGTGACCGTGACCAGAAACGTGTACCAATGACACGTCTGCGTAAACGTATCGCTGAGCGTCTGTTGCAAGCTAAGAACGACACCGCGATGTTGACCACGTTTAACGAAATCAACATGAAGCCAATTATGGACTTGCGTAAGAAGTACAAAGACGTGTTTGAAGAAACTCACGGCACGCGTCTTGGTTTCATGGGCTTCTACGTCAAAGCTGTAACTGAAGCACTGAAACGTTTCCCAGACGTCAACGCATCCATTGATGGCGACGATATTGTTTACCACAATTTCTTCGATATCAGCATTGCGGTATCAACGCCTCGTGGTCTGGTAACTCCAGTTCTGCGCGACACTGACCGTTTAAGCATTGCGGATATGGAAAATGGTATTCGTGACCTGGCTATCAAAGGCCGTGACGGTAAGTTAACTATGGATGAAATGCAGGGTGGTAATTTCACCATTACTAACGGTGGTGTATTTGGTTCACTGCTTTCAACGCCAATTCTGAACCCACCACAAAGCGCTATTCTGGGTATGCACAAAATCCAGGAGCGGGCGATGGTGGTAGACGGTAAGATCGAAATCTTACCGATGATGTACCTGGCTCTTTCTTATGACCATCGAATTATTGATGGTAAACAATCGGTAGGTTTCCTGGTTACCGTGAAAGAGCTATTAGAAGATCCTCAACGTCTTATCCTGGATATCTAA
- a CDS encoding 2-oxoglutarate dehydrogenase E1 component, protein MQDGVMREWLETSHLAGGNVAYIEQMFEAYLDDPTAVSDEWRQMFDALPKDNHIVDTKLSDVREQFRQAAKNKLKQSQTGSTTAADQKQVKVLQLINAYRFRGHQHANLDPLGLWKQETVPDLSLNFHDLSKDDLEREFNVGSLAVGKDTMKLSDIHEALENIYCGSIGAEYMHIVSTEEKRWIQQRLEGVLGKPKFEKEQQTKILKELIAADGLEKYLGSKFPGAKRFSLEGGDSLVPLLKELISRSGEQGAKEVVIGMAHRGRLNVLVNVLGKKPQDLFDEFAGKHDSTKGSGDVKYHMGFSSDYATPGGDVHLALAFNPSHLEIVNPVVMGSVRARMDRLKDPEGKKVLPITIHGDAAVAGQGVVQETFNMSQTRAYRVGGSIRIVVNNQVGFTTSKQEDARSTQYCTDIAKMVQAPIFHVNADDPEAVVFVTQLALDYRNAFQRDVVIDLVCYRRHGHNEADEPSATQPLMYAKVKKQPVARELYGKRLIEKSIVDEDTAKQWMSDYRDALDKGEVVVDEHRPMRQHSVDWSPYIGNDWDVEYDYKVSADKLKDLGEKITQYPEEDKLNSRVEKVYQERLKMAKGDKPMDWGFAETLAYATLVNDGTHIRLTGQDSGRGTFFHRHAVLHNQKDGSTYMPLNNLGSEQGQIEIYDSVLSEAAVVAFEYGYATAEPQSLVMWEAQFGDFVNGAQVVIDQFLSSGEQKWGRLCGLTLLLPHGYEGQGPEHSSARLERFLQLSADHNWSVCVPTTPAQVFHMIRRQHLRPVRRPLVVMTPKSLLRHPLAVSEMDDLADHGFQNAIGEIDDLNPKKVKRVVFCSGKVYYDLLKERREREQEDVAIIRIEQLYPFPAEEVAEIMKDYQHVKDFVWCQEEPQNQGAWYSSQHHFWAAIPKGAQLSYRGRSASAAPAVGYISEHNKQQQNLVDEALTIK, encoded by the coding sequence ATGCAAGATGGTGTAATGCGTGAATGGTTAGAAACATCGCATCTAGCCGGTGGTAACGTTGCCTACATTGAACAAATGTTTGAGGCGTATCTGGATGATCCGACGGCAGTCAGTGATGAATGGCGTCAAATGTTCGATGCGTTGCCGAAGGATAATCACATTGTTGATACTAAACTCAGCGATGTCCGGGAGCAGTTTCGCCAGGCCGCTAAGAATAAGCTCAAGCAATCTCAAACAGGCAGCACGACTGCCGCAGATCAGAAGCAAGTTAAAGTTTTACAGCTCATTAATGCTTACCGATTCCGCGGCCATCAGCACGCCAACCTTGATCCTCTTGGTTTATGGAAACAGGAAACCGTTCCAGACCTTTCATTAAACTTCCACGATTTAAGCAAAGACGACTTAGAACGCGAGTTTAATGTCGGCTCTTTAGCTGTTGGCAAAGACACAATGAAGCTGAGTGATATTCACGAGGCGTTGGAAAATATTTATTGTGGCTCTATTGGTGCCGAGTACATGCACATTGTTTCAACCGAGGAAAAACGCTGGATTCAGCAACGGTTGGAGGGTGTTCTTGGAAAGCCCAAGTTTGAAAAAGAACAGCAGACTAAAATTTTAAAAGAGCTGATAGCCGCTGACGGACTGGAAAAGTATCTTGGGTCAAAATTCCCGGGAGCTAAGCGCTTTTCATTAGAAGGTGGCGACAGTCTGGTTCCGTTGTTGAAAGAACTCATTTCACGCTCTGGTGAGCAAGGTGCCAAGGAAGTCGTTATTGGTATGGCTCACCGAGGTCGTTTGAACGTTTTGGTCAACGTTCTGGGTAAAAAACCACAGGACTTATTTGACGAGTTTGCCGGCAAGCATGACAGCACAAAGGGCTCAGGTGATGTTAAATATCATATGGGCTTTTCTTCTGATTATGCGACCCCGGGCGGCGACGTCCACCTTGCATTGGCCTTTAACCCGTCGCACCTTGAAATTGTAAACCCGGTTGTTATGGGATCGGTTCGTGCGCGCATGGACCGCCTGAAAGACCCGGAAGGCAAAAAAGTGCTGCCTATTACCATTCACGGTGACGCTGCTGTTGCCGGTCAGGGTGTGGTACAAGAAACCTTTAATATGTCGCAGACACGTGCTTACCGTGTAGGCGGCTCTATCCGTATCGTGGTGAATAACCAGGTTGGTTTCACTACATCTAAACAGGAAGATGCGCGCTCTACTCAGTATTGTACTGACATTGCCAAGATGGTGCAGGCGCCAATTTTCCACGTTAATGCGGATGACCCTGAAGCCGTTGTTTTTGTCACTCAGTTAGCGCTTGATTACCGTAATGCATTTCAGCGCGACGTGGTTATTGATTTGGTTTGTTATCGTCGTCATGGACATAACGAAGCCGATGAGCCAAGTGCAACACAGCCGCTGATGTATGCAAAAGTTAAAAAACAACCCGTTGCCCGCGAGCTTTATGGCAAGCGTCTGATAGAGAAGTCGATAGTAGATGAAGACACAGCTAAGCAGTGGATGTCTGACTATCGTGATGCATTAGATAAAGGCGAAGTGGTGGTTGATGAACACCGTCCTATGCGTCAGCACTCTGTTGACTGGTCTCCCTATATTGGAAACGACTGGGATGTAGAGTACGACTACAAAGTTTCAGCAGACAAACTGAAAGACTTGGGTGAAAAAATCACTCAGTATCCGGAAGAAGACAAGCTGAATTCCCGTGTTGAAAAAGTTTATCAAGAACGTCTGAAAATGGCGAAAGGCGATAAACCAATGGACTGGGGTTTCGCTGAAACTTTGGCTTATGCCACCTTAGTTAACGACGGTACTCATATTCGTTTGACCGGTCAGGACAGCGGCCGTGGTACCTTCTTCCACCGCCACGCGGTATTGCATAACCAAAAAGATGGTTCTACCTATATGCCACTGAACAACTTAGGTTCAGAGCAGGGGCAAATTGAAATTTACGACTCGGTTTTATCAGAAGCCGCGGTTGTGGCCTTCGAATACGGTTACGCTACGGCTGAACCGCAGTCTTTGGTTATGTGGGAAGCTCAATTTGGTGACTTCGTTAACGGCGCTCAGGTGGTTATTGACCAGTTCTTAAGTTCTGGTGAACAGAAATGGGGACGTTTATGTGGTTTAACATTGTTATTGCCACACGGTTACGAAGGCCAGGGTCCAGAGCACAGTTCAGCCCGTCTTGAGCGTTTCCTGCAATTATCAGCTGATCACAACTGGTCAGTCTGTGTACCGACAACGCCTGCACAGGTTTTTCATATGATCCGTCGTCAGCACTTACGTCCGGTTCGCCGCCCGTTAGTTGTTATGACGCCTAAGTCATTGTTACGTCATCCGTTAGCGGTTTCAGAAATGGATGATTTAGCGGATCATGGATTCCAGAACGCGATTGGTGAAATCGATGATCTGAATCCGAAAAAAGTAAAACGCGTGGTATTTTGCTCAGGTAAAGTCTACTACGATTTACTGAAAGAACGCCGCGAGCGTGAACAAGAAGATGTTGCCATTATTCGTATCGAACAGCTGTATCCGTTCCCTGCGGAAGAAGTGGCAGAAATTATGAAAGATTATCAGCACGTTAAAGATTTTGTCTGGTGTCAGGAAGAGCCTCAGAACCAGGGTGCATGGTATAGCAGCCAGCATCACTTCTGGGCCGCAATTCCGAAAGGAGCTCAGTTGTCTTATCGTGGTCGTAGTGCGTCAGCCGCACCGGCGGTCGGATACATTTCAGAGCACAACAAGCAGCAGCAAAACCTTGTTGACGAAGCGCTAACCATTAAATAG
- a CDS encoding succinate dehydrogenase iron-sulfur subunit, with amino-acid sequence MKKYTFSVYRYNPDVDNAPHMKEYTLEVEDNQDLMVLEALIKLKEQDPSLAFRRSCREGVCGSDGMNINGKNGLACITHLSSLKSDKIVIRPLPGLPVIRDLIVDMSQFYQQYEKIKPYLINDDKTPPARERLQSPEDRAKLDGLYECILCACCSSSCPSFWWNPDKFVGPAGLLHAYRFLIDSRDTATDERLDELDDAFSVFRCHGIMNCVNVCPKGLNPTKAIGHIKSMLLSRAV; translated from the coding sequence ATGAAAAAATACACATTTTCAGTTTATCGTTATAATCCTGATGTCGACAACGCGCCTCATATGAAAGAGTACACGTTGGAAGTAGAAGATAATCAGGATTTGATGGTGCTAGAAGCACTGATCAAATTGAAAGAACAAGATCCATCGCTGGCATTCCGCCGCTCGTGCCGTGAAGGTGTTTGTGGCTCCGATGGTATGAATATTAATGGTAAAAATGGTTTGGCTTGTATCACTCATTTGTCTTCTTTGAAATCAGACAAAATTGTGATTCGTCCGCTACCAGGCTTGCCTGTCATTCGTGATTTGATTGTTGATATGAGCCAGTTCTATCAACAGTACGAGAAAATCAAACCGTACCTTATCAACGATGACAAAACGCCACCAGCGCGTGAACGACTGCAGTCGCCGGAAGACCGTGCTAAGCTTGATGGTCTTTACGAATGTATTTTATGTGCATGTTGTTCATCTTCGTGCCCGTCGTTCTGGTGGAACCCAGATAAATTTGTTGGGCCAGCTGGTCTGCTGCACGCTTATCGTTTCTTAATTGATAGTCGTGACACAGCAACGGACGAGCGTCTGGACGAACTTGATGATGCCTTTAGTGTATTCCGTTGTCACGGAATCATGAACTGCGTTAACGTATGTCCAAAAGGGTTGAATCCAACAAAGGCTATTGGACACATCAAATCGATGCTTTTGAGTCGCGCTGTTTAA
- the sdhA gene encoding succinate dehydrogenase flavoprotein subunit, with protein sequence MTVKTLEYDAVVIGAGGAGMRAALQISQEGLSCALMSKVFPTRSHTVSAQGGITVALGNAHEDNWEWHMFDTVKGSDYIGDQDAIEYMCKAGPEAILEMENLGLPFSRFENGKVYQRPFGGQSKNFGGEQAARTAAAADRTGHALLHLLYQQNVKKKTTVFSEWYALDIVKNQDGEVCGVTTMDIESGEVYFVKAKAVVLATGGAGRIYSSTTNAHINTGDGIGMALRAGVPVQDMEMWQFHPTGIAGAGSLVTEGCRGEGGYLLNKDGERFMERYAPNAKDLASRDVVSRAMMTEIREGRGCEGPWGTHLKLKLDHLGKETLESRLPGVCDLSRTFAHVDPVKEPIPVIPTCHYMMGGIPTDVNGQVLTVGDDGQTSHVKGLFACGEIACVSVHGANRLGGNSLLDLVVFGRSTGMHLGETLAANVEAREASSDDIDAALARYNRWENTQKGEDPAQIKKDLQQCMQLNFSVFREGDSMKEGLAELREIRERLKNARLDDTSKEFNTQRVECLELDNLMETAYSTAVAASFRTESRGAHSRADYPDRDDEKWLVHTVYRPEKEDMVTREVNMAPKLREAFPPKARTY encoded by the coding sequence GTGACTGTTAAAACTTTAGAATATGATGCAGTGGTGATTGGTGCTGGCGGTGCCGGCATGCGAGCAGCACTGCAAATTTCCCAAGAGGGATTGAGCTGCGCGTTGATGTCCAAAGTGTTTCCAACACGCTCTCACACAGTTTCTGCTCAGGGTGGTATTACCGTAGCATTAGGTAATGCGCATGAAGATAACTGGGAATGGCACATGTTCGATACCGTTAAAGGTTCGGACTATATTGGTGACCAGGACGCTATCGAATACATGTGTAAAGCTGGCCCTGAAGCTATTTTAGAAATGGAAAACTTAGGTTTACCATTCTCGCGTTTTGAAAACGGCAAAGTTTATCAACGTCCATTTGGTGGTCAGTCGAAGAACTTTGGTGGCGAGCAGGCTGCTCGTACTGCCGCTGCAGCTGACCGTACCGGTCACGCTTTGCTGCATTTGCTTTATCAGCAAAACGTGAAGAAAAAAACCACCGTATTTTCAGAATGGTACGCGCTGGATATCGTTAAGAACCAAGACGGCGAAGTTTGTGGTGTAACCACCATGGATATCGAAAGCGGCGAAGTTTACTTTGTTAAAGCTAAAGCCGTTGTTCTTGCTACCGGCGGTGCTGGTCGTATTTATTCTTCAACGACCAATGCTCATATCAACACTGGCGACGGTATTGGTATGGCTCTACGTGCTGGCGTTCCTGTACAAGATATGGAAATGTGGCAGTTCCATCCAACCGGTATTGCCGGAGCGGGCTCACTCGTTACAGAAGGTTGTCGTGGAGAAGGCGGTTACCTGCTGAACAAAGACGGCGAACGCTTTATGGAGCGTTATGCGCCAAACGCGAAAGATTTGGCGTCACGCGACGTTGTCTCCCGCGCTATGATGACTGAAATCCGTGAAGGACGTGGTTGTGAAGGCCCATGGGGTACTCACCTTAAACTGAAACTGGATCACCTGGGTAAAGAAACCCTGGAAAGTCGTTTGCCGGGTGTTTGTGACTTATCACGTACATTCGCACACGTTGATCCGGTAAAAGAACCAATTCCGGTTATTCCTACCTGTCACTACATGATGGGCGGTATTCCAACGGATGTTAATGGACAAGTCCTGACTGTTGGTGACGATGGTCAGACATCTCACGTTAAAGGGCTGTTTGCTTGTGGTGAAATTGCTTGTGTATCTGTACACGGTGCTAACCGCTTAGGTGGTAACTCACTGCTTGATTTGGTGGTATTCGGTCGTTCAACCGGTATGCATCTGGGTGAAACGCTTGCGGCTAACGTAGAAGCCAGAGAAGCAAGCAGCGACGACATTGACGCTGCACTAGCGCGTTATAATCGTTGGGAAAATACTCAGAAAGGCGAAGATCCGGCACAAATTAAGAAAGACCTGCAACAGTGCATGCAACTTAATTTCTCGGTTTTCCGCGAAGGCGATTCAATGAAAGAAGGGCTTGCTGAGCTGCGCGAAATTCGCGAACGCCTGAAAAACGCCCGTCTTGATGACACCTCCAAAGAGTTTAATACTCAGCGCGTCGAGTGCCTTGAGCTAGATAACTTGATGGAAACGGCTTACTCAACTGCAGTTGCTGCCAGCTTCCGTACAGAAAGCCGCGGTGCTCACAGCCGTGCAGACTACCCGGATCGTGATGATGAGAAGTGGTTAGTACACACTGTTTATCGTCCTGAAAAGGAAGATATGGTGACGCGGGAAGTCAATATGGCGCCTAAACTGCGTGAAGCTTTCCCTCCGAAAGCTCGTACCTACTAA
- the sdhD gene encoding succinate dehydrogenase, hydrophobic membrane anchor protein, producing MVTAAATFGRSGSHDFILLRASAIVMVLYSLFMAGFFLSTPDVTYQVWSGLFANIWMKVFTMLALSSVLIHGWIGIWQVSTDYVKASGLRAFIQLVFSVGLIAVWLTGLFVLWGV from the coding sequence ATGGTAACAGCAGCAGCTACTTTTGGTCGTAGCGGTTCTCATGACTTTATTTTATTGAGAGCCAGCGCGATTGTAATGGTTCTATATTCACTGTTCATGGCTGGGTTCTTCCTTTCTACGCCAGATGTAACTTATCAAGTGTGGAGTGGGTTGTTTGCCAACATTTGGATGAAAGTGTTCACTATGCTGGCCTTATCTTCTGTGTTAATTCACGGCTGGATTGGCATTTGGCAAGTATCAACAGACTACGTGAAAGCGTCCGGTCTCAGAGCTTTTATCCAACTGGTTTTCAGCGTTGGTCTGATCGCTGTTTGGCTCACTGGCTTATTCGTACTGTGGGGTGTTTAA
- the sdhC gene encoding succinate dehydrogenase, cytochrome b556 subunit, translating to MKKERPVNLDLSTIKLPAAAKASILHRISGVAMLFSLAFLIWAFAVSLSGPEGFAQIESIMTSFIAKFIGWGILTALGFHLIIGLRHLVMDMGYWEELDSGRISAIVSIALSVIFSVLVGVWLW from the coding sequence GTGAAAAAAGAAAGACCTGTTAATTTAGACTTATCAACTATCAAGCTTCCTGCCGCTGCCAAAGCATCCATACTGCATCGTATTTCCGGTGTTGCTATGCTGTTCTCTCTGGCTTTTCTAATTTGGGCTTTTGCCGTGTCACTTAGTGGCCCTGAAGGCTTTGCTCAAATCGAGAGTATCATGACCAGCTTTATCGCTAAATTTATTGGCTGGGGTATTTTGACAGCGCTAGGATTTCACTTAATCATTGGTCTGCGTCACTTAGTAATGGACATGGGCTACTGGGAAGAACTCGATTCCGGAAGAATCAGCGCAATTGTCTCAATTGCTCTTTCTGTGATCTTTTCCGTATTAGTAGGAGTTTGGCTATGGTAA
- the gltA gene encoding citrate synthase, with translation MADRKATLQIDGQSIELPVLSPTAGKDVVDVRTLGKHGYFTFDPGFLATGSCESAITYIDGENGVLLHRGYPIGELATKADYLEVCYMLLHGEAPTEKQYHEFKNTITKHTMVHQGIHNFFNGFRRDAHPMAMLCAVTGALSSFYHDDLEIHDENQRLRSAYRLIAKIPTIAAMAYKFSIGQPFVYPRNDLGYAENFLNMMFSVPAEDYKISPAVARAMDRIFTLHADHEQNASTSTVRLAGSSGANPYACIAAGVASLWGPAHGGANEACLRMLAEIGSVENIPKYIEKAKDKDDPFRLMGFGHRVYKNTDPRATVMRESCHEVLKELDRDDPLLDVAMELERIALEDDYFIEKKLFPNVDFYSGIVLKAIGIPTNMFTVIFALSRTVGWVSHWHEMMGEENQKIGRPRQLYTGYTKREFSPIKK, from the coding sequence ATGGCTGATCGTAAAGCCACTTTACAGATTGACGGCCAATCCATTGAATTGCCGGTACTATCACCAACGGCAGGAAAGGATGTAGTTGACGTCCGAACTCTGGGAAAACATGGTTATTTTACTTTTGACCCAGGGTTTCTGGCTACAGGCTCTTGCGAGTCGGCTATCACCTATATAGATGGTGAAAACGGCGTTTTACTGCACCGCGGTTACCCTATTGGTGAGTTAGCAACTAAAGCAGATTACTTAGAAGTTTGCTACATGTTGTTGCACGGCGAAGCTCCTACCGAAAAGCAATACCATGAATTCAAAAACACCATTACTAAACACACTATGGTGCATCAGGGAATTCACAATTTCTTTAATGGTTTCCGTCGCGATGCTCACCCTATGGCAATGTTATGTGCCGTAACGGGAGCTTTATCATCGTTCTATCATGATGATCTGGAGATTCACGATGAAAACCAACGTTTACGTAGTGCTTACCGTCTGATTGCAAAAATTCCAACAATTGCAGCAATGGCTTATAAATTCAGCATTGGTCAACCTTTCGTTTACCCACGTAACGACTTAGGTTATGCAGAAAACTTCCTGAACATGATGTTCTCGGTTCCTGCGGAAGACTACAAAATAAGCCCTGCGGTAGCTCGCGCTATGGATCGCATCTTTACTTTGCATGCTGACCACGAGCAAAACGCATCAACGTCAACAGTACGCCTTGCCGGTTCTTCTGGTGCTAACCCTTACGCATGTATCGCTGCGGGTGTTGCGTCTTTATGGGGACCAGCCCATGGTGGTGCAAACGAAGCTTGCTTGCGTATGCTGGCTGAAATTGGCTCTGTTGAAAACATTCCAAAATATATTGAGAAAGCAAAAGACAAAGACGATCCTTTCCGTCTAATGGGCTTTGGTCACCGTGTATACAAAAACACCGACCCTCGTGCAACGGTAATGCGTGAATCTTGCCACGAAGTACTGAAAGAATTGGATCGTGATGATCCATTACTTGACGTCGCAATGGAACTGGAGCGTATCGCTCTGGAAGACGACTACTTCATTGAAAAGAAACTCTTCCCTAACGTTGACTTCTACTCAGGTATCGTACTGAAAGCTATTGGTATTCCTACCAATATGTTCACCGTTATCTTTGCGCTGTCACGTACTGTCGGCTGGGTTTCTCACTGGCACGAAATGATGGGCGAAGAAAACCAGAAAATTGGTCGTCCTCGTCAGTTATATACTGGTTATACAAAACGCGAGTTTTCACCAATTAAAAAATAA